From the Trifolium pratense cultivar HEN17-A07 linkage group LG4, ARS_RC_1.1, whole genome shotgun sequence genome, the window TTGGCATTTTTCGATTCGATTGGATGATGTCATGGAATTAAAAGGCAACTGCTTCGTTTCCCACAAAACTGTCACGTTCTGCAACCACTCTCAAGTAGTGGGACACGTGTCGTTTTTGGGAAGTTGAAGAAAAAAAGGCAAAAAGCGCCTTTTTGCATTtacttaatttaattaaaataattttaattaataaactgCTATAAATACCACTTTCTTCATCAGTTCACATTTTTCCAACTCCCTCTAGTGCTAACACGATCTGAGGAAATCCTCTTCCTCTTCAATCTTGAACACAAAACAACTTCTTGAACTTCAAACTCCTCTTTGAACTTTTCAGCCTTAGTTCAAAAACAAACCTTTTCCATCTCAGATCTCAAATCCGCATCTTTTCATCTTCTAACTCAAGTTCCCATGGCGTCGTCATCAAACTCCAGTCAAGTTCCCTTCCCTGGTAAATGGAGTGAATTCCCCATCGCTGACGGTGGAATCAAATATGTCCCAGAACCCAAAGACATTAAAGAGCACAAGTTGATTTGGCAAAGTCAGGTAATAATCCCTTTTGCTGTTAATAAAAGTATTTATGCCTTTGGTGGTCCAGTTCCTGATGAACTTTCCCTAACTAGAGAAGTAGATGAGATTTTCCCTTGTTTCGAAACTTGTGAGCCTAGGATTTTTAATAGTAAACCCTATAATTTCGAATACTTGCTGAATAACTACAAGCCTTTTCGATCCCATCCCTATTATGGAAATAGCCTGTACCTTACATGGCTTGATCGAGTGGAAAAAGCCTTCGGAGATTTCTGGAAGGATTATGGAATCTTCGAATTAATTCAATTTTCTAGGGTAGGACCCAAATACCAACCTGAAATGCTGATAGCTGCTATGCATTTCTTTGAAAAGTCCACCAATACCTTTCAATTCAAAAGTGGTATGATGACACCCTTTTCGATGTGTCAGCTATCACAGGATTAAGGCCTTATGGCAAAACCTACAGCCCTTCTGATTCGAGTGATAACATCACTCTAAACTATAAAGAAAATGCCTTTTCTGCCTACATCCTTAAACACTCAGGGCCTGACAATGAGGAAGTTTCTGATGAGGAACATGTTGCCTTTCTCAACCTTTGGCTATCCCATTATGTATTCTGCTCCAGATCTCTGCAAATCGCTAGGAAGTTTATCCCTATGGTTGTGCAAATACATGAAGGAAACCACTTTGCTTTAGGACGCTTACTATTAGCAACCCTCTATGAGTTGATTGGTGACGTCTGTGATAACTTGAAAGGTTTGGTTCCTGCCAAATCGAAGTCTAAGAAGACTGTAACAGATGGTGGTTTTCAGGTCGCTGGACCTATGTGGCTATTACAACTGTGGCTCAACGCCACTTTTGAAAAAGAACTTGGATTGTTCATTCCCACTGAACACCAAAACTCAATAGCCAGGAGGAAAGTCGAAGGCACTCGTTTGATAAGACTTCAACCCAACCCACTTGAACAAAATTCCCAACAACTTTTCATGAAGTATATGAAAACCTATTTAGCTATTGATGAGTTTAAACCTGAACATGCTCCTTTTGTGATGAGACCCATTGGTCCTCACTAGTTTGTCGAAGAAATTTGGACAGCTTATTTGAATCCCACTGTCCTGTCCTGTCGAATTGGTACCCTATCCTCTGAGTATGGATTGGTTGGGTATCAACCAAATCTTGTCTCAAGACAATTTGGGTTTTAATAACTTCGACCCAGAAGCATGTATATGAGAAAGAAGAACATTGTTTTAGGGACCACCATCACTTCCACTCTTTACGAGAAATATATGACAGTTGCTGATAACAATGTTTATGGCTTCGAGCCATTTGATTTCAATCTCTCCTATTACTGCACTCAAGAGTTTGCCAACTGGTGGAGGCAATATTTCTACAGCTGACACTTATGAGATCAAGTGCTTATCTCTAGGCTGGAAAGTGGATTCACTCAGCCTCAAATCAATAAAATCGAACAACAAGTCAAGCCTGCAGGTAACTTGTTTTACATACACTTTCATTTTTTCCTACTACTTGCTCTTCACATCATTCGAAATAACTGcttgttttgtttatattttgcagTCACAAAGAAACAATTACCAGAGGCTGTAGAGAAAGTTGAAGAGCCTTCTAAGGTAATTTTATTCAACCTTCTTTTTCTAATTTCTCTAAACCATTTTTTCTTACTCTCTCCACTTTATCTTATCTTTTAGGAACGCAAAAGATCAACCACCACCACTGAAACTGGCCCATCAAAGAAGCCAAAACCTAGTGTCGTAATTGAAAGTGAAGAAGAAGAGGTTTCAATTTCTTTCTATTCTATTCTAAAACCTTCTAGATCGAAGccattatttttaatgttttatgtTTCGATCTTAATTGATACAGGAAGAAGCAGAAGTAGGTTTTCAGAGAAAGAGGAGTCAACCTTCTGTGCATGTCGAAGCTAATATTCAAGGAGATACTCCATCTAATGACCCTTCTGctgaagaaaagaagaagaagaagaaacaagagaaaaaagagaagaaagaaagaaggaaggaagaaaagaagaaagaagataaaaaaGATTCAGAGGGCCAACCtaaggaaaagaagaagaagaaatctaaATCTTCGAGTGATCCCTCTGAAGCCAATCTTGGTGTTCCATCTGTTTCGAATGAATTGAAAGAACCTACCCCTCAAGCAGAGACTCAAAAAGATACCATTTTATCTGATGCCTCTCCTGATCCACCAATTAATATGCCCCAGCAAGATGCTCCTCAAGAGGTATTTTCATTATCTTCTTGCATTCCTTTATTTTAGACATTGTTTTTTAAGAACAATTTTCTCATATCTTGTTCTTTTCTAGGAAAATATATCGAACAAGACAAGTGGTGACACTTTTAAGGATAGTGAAGCCACTATTTCTGAGAAGATTGTACAAGAACCAAGCCAAGACCAACCAAAGCACCCTGATTCAAACGAGACCCAAGACAAAACTTCTCCCTTCCAGGAATGGGGCAAATCTGCAACAGTCGAAGTCGAAGCTTCCCATACCTCCTCAGAAGAAGAAGACTTTGATTCTGAAGCTATGAAGGAAGCTGAAGCTGGAGGATCGGAGTTATTGCCTGAAACTTCGACATCGAAGTTATCAGCCAGTATTGGGCTTCCTGAAGAAGGTTCATTGCTCTGCAAAGGGATGACCCAGAAGCTGCTTTGAAACTCTTGCTGTCCAAGAAGACTCCTGATACTTTAAGTTCGAGTGGGCCTAGCAACTCAACTGCTTCAGATTCAGAAATTAATTCCTCTGTTCGACAAGATTCTCTCATATCGAAGCTGTATTCAGATTTTATCAATGGAGACATCTTGGCATCAATGGAAGAACACCCTTCCAATGCTTTTAAACATAAATCTTTCTTGAACAGGTTGCATAACCCACACACTGATGTTGAAACCTTGGGGAAGGTTATCAAGCTCGAATCTATCTTGGACCAGTTTGCCATCACTGTGCAAAACCTAAGGCATAATTCTCAAAAACTTGCTGGTCAGCAAGCTGCTTATGACGCTCTATTCGAGAAGGCTATGGCTGCCCAGTCGAAGGTTGAACAAATGAAGGCGCAGGCTCAACAACCAGGTCTTGGGATTCAAGAATGCAACAGCAACATTGCAAAGTGGGAAGCAGAAATACAATCTTTTCGAGCTGAAATTGCTGATCGAGAACAGAAGATCCTTGAGGAAAAGAACAAACGCTCGAAGATTGAAGAAGCTGTTGCTGCTACCACTCAGGAGTCCATTCGAGATGCTGCAAAAGAGGGTATTTCCCATTTTAGTGCTGCTGATGTGATCAAAGAGGAGATCAAATCTCTCGAAGACGCTATCAAGATCCAAAGCGTAGAGGTTGGTCTCATCAAAGACCATTATGCAGATTTCAAATCCAAGTGCTTGCCTTAGATTTTCTTTAGTATTTACTTATTCGAACAATTATCtgggtttattttatttggtttgtaaCCTTGACAATTGCCTTTTATGgcactttttattttacttatgccatttcattttcatttcgaATTTTATTCTGTGCTAATATTAACTTCTAGAAGcgttggtttatattttttcaaatacttaCCATTTATATTCAATGTTCGCTTTTCTGAAGTTAACTCTTCTATCTCGTATGCACCATTCGAAAATACttgaattattttaaaaggtccttcccaatttggTGACCATTTGCCTAAAACTCTATCTTTTTTGTCCATAGGCAAAATAACTTTCCACACTAAATTCCCCACATCAAAGGTTTTTGACTTAACCTTTTTATTATAGGCTTTTGCTACTCTTTCCTTTTGTCTAGTCAAAGTATCAAGTGCCCTTAATCTTTCTTCGTCTAAATCAACCAATTCATCAAACATCATACTCCAATAATGGTCAGTTAGTATTTCCATTTTCCTTTGAATTCTAATAGATTGCAAATAGATTTCCACAGGCAGAACAACATCATGACCATATGTTAATCGAAACGGAGTAGAATTCGTTGATTCTTTGGGGGAATTTCTACATGCCCATAAGACTTGATTCAAAGTCTTATTCCAATTTCTTGGCTTTTGAGCAATGTGTTTTCTAATTAATCCAATAATAATCTTATTAGAAGCTTCCACTTGACCATTTGCTTGTGCATAATAAGGTGTCGAAGTCAATAGTTTAAACCCTGTTTGTCTAGCAAAgtcttgcatctttcgaccagtGAATACTGAACCTTGATCAGTTGTAATAGTTTCAGGTATTCCAAATCTGTAGATGATATGGTTTTGAATAAAACTTACCACTTCTTCCTGATCAACACTAGGCAAGGGTATGGCTTCGATCTATTTAGTGAAATAGTCAATACCAACTATAATgtacttttgattttttgataaTGCTGGTCTTatttcaccaattaaatctaaagccCATCCTCTAAAGGGCCAAGGTTTTACTATCGAATGTAATTCGCTTGCAGGTACATGTTGAATTCCTGCATGTTTTTGACATTCTTGACATCCTTTAGCAAAATCTATACAATCTTTCAACATGGATGGCCAATACATGCCTTGTCGAAATAAAAGCCATTTCATCTTATGACCTGATTGGTGAGAACCACAGGCTCCACTATGAACATCAGAGATTGCTATATAGGCTTCAGTTTCACTAAGgcattttaataatattcctTCGAGGGTCTTTTTGAATAATTCATTTCCAATGATTACATAATTTGATGCCCTATATTTGATTTTTCGAGGAGCATTCCCAATTGGGTTTTCCAAGTACTCCACGATTGGTTTTCTCCAATCACCATTTATTAAATTGTCAAtgacaaaaatttgaaattcatcATAAACATCATGATCcatttttggatcaaaattaTTTATGTCATTATGTGACGTATCTGCCCCCACAAGTTTTGGCATTGACAATTCCAATTGCATTGGCTCTTCagaaatcaatttttctttaatttccacTAATTGTTCCAATTTTTCTTTGGACACTTTGTATCCTAAAGCAATCTAATCGAGGAACATGTTCTATG encodes:
- the LOC123923022 gene encoding uncharacterized protein LOC123923022, encoding MYMRKKNIVLGTTITSTLYEKYMTVADNNVYGFEPFDFNLSYYCTQEFANWWRLESGFTQPQINKIEQQVKPAVTKKQLPEAVEKVEEPSKERKRSTTTTETGPSKKPKPSVVIESEEEEEEAEVANLGVPSVSNELKEPTPQAETQKDTILSDASPDPPINMPQQDAPQEENISNKTSGDTFKDSEATISEKIVQEPSQDQPKHPDSNETQDKTSPFQEWGKSATVEVEASHTSSEEEDFDSEAMKEAEAGGSELLPETSTSKLSASIGLPEEDSEINSSVRQDSLISKLYSDFINGDILASMEEHPSNAFKHKSFLNRLHNPHTDVETLGKVIKLESILDQFAITVQNLRHNSQKLAGQQAAYDALFEKAMAAQSKVEQMKAQAQQPGLGIQECNSNIAKWEAEIQSFRAEIADREQKILEEKNKRSKIEEAVAATTQESIRDAAKEGISHFSAADVIKEEIKSLEDAIKIQSVEVGLIKDHYADFKSKCLP